The following coding sequences lie in one Apium graveolens cultivar Ventura chromosome 1, ASM990537v1, whole genome shotgun sequence genomic window:
- the LOC141675871 gene encoding putative methyltransferase PMT3, producing the protein MKGKPDGSDGSQKRRLLTSVAVVTVFLFLYFYFGSRSSAESALEYGSRSLRKLGSSYLGNDENTDSRQDDTSFKLGLDDSEDGTVSKSFPVCDDRHSELIPCLDRNLIYQTRLKLDLSLMEHYERHCPVPERRFNCLIPPPPGYKIPIKWPKSRDEVWKANIPHTHLASEKSDQNWMVVKGQKINFPGGGTHFHYGADKYIKSLANMLNFSDDNINNEGRLRTVLDIGCGVASFGAYLLSNDILTMSVAPNDVHQNQIQFALERGIPAYLGVLGTQRLPYPSRSFELAHCSRCRIDWLQRDGILLLELDRLLRPGGYFAYSSPEAYAQDEEDLRIWKEMSALVERMCWKIAVKRNQTVIWVKPLNNDCYMEREPGTQPPLCKSDDDPDAVSGVPMEACITSYSDRDHRTGGSGLAPWPARLTAPPPRLADFGYSSATFEKDTELWQKRVEKYWELLSPKISSDTLRNIMDMKANLGSFGASLKNKDVWVMNIVSEEGPNTLKLIYDRGLIGSVHNWCEAYSTYPRTYDLLHAWTVFSDIEKKGCSGEDLLIEMDRILRPTGFVIIRDKQRVLNFVKKYLTALHWEAVTTDSSSEDEDGDETVLVIQKKLWLTSESLKNTE; encoded by the exons atgaagggaaaaccagatggatcagatggATCCCAGAAGAGACGCTTGCTAACTTCAGTAGCTGTTGTCACAGTCTTTTTGTTTCTGTATTTTTATTTTGGCTCCCGGAGCAGTGCTGAGTCCGCATTAGAGTATGGAAGCCGGTCCCTAAGGAAGCTTGGATCATCGTATTTGGGTAATGATGAAAATACAGATTCTAGACAAGATGACACTTCATTCAAGTTGGGCCTTGATGACAGTGAAGATGGTACAGTATCAAAGAGTTTCCCC GTATGTGATGATAGGCATTCAGAATTGATACCCTGCCTAGACAGGAATCTTATATACCAAACAAGACTAAAATTGGATCTTTCTTTGATGGAACACTACGAAAGACATTGCCCAGTGCCTGAACGACGATTCAATTGCTTGATTCCGCCCCCACCAGGATATAAG ATCCCAATTAAGTGGCCAAAAAGCAGAGATGAGGTGTGGAAAGCAAATATACCTCATACTCATCTTGCAAGTGAAAAATCTGATCAAAACTGGATGGTTGTCAAAGGTCAGAAGATTAATTTTCCTGGTGGAGGTACTCATTTCCACTATGGAGCTGATAAGTACATCAAATCACTTGCTAAT ATGCTCAACTTTTCAGACGACAATATAAACAATGAAGGAAGATTACGAACAGTTCTGGATATTGGTTGTGGTGTTGCAAGTTTTGGGGCATATCTTCTTTCAAATGATATACTTACCATGTCTGTAGCACCTAATGATGTGCATCAAAATCAAATTCAGTTTGCTTTAGAGAGAGGGATCCCCGCGTATCTTGGGGTCTTAGGGACGCAGAGGCTTCCCTACCCTAGCAGATCATTTGAACTCGCCCACTGTTCTCGTTGTAGAATTGATTGGCTGCAAAGGGATGGAATCCTCCTCCTTGAGTTGGATAGACTTCTCAGACCTGGAGGTTATTTTGCCTACTCCTCTCCCGAAGCATATGCACAAGATGAAGAAGATCTCAGAATATGGAAAGAGATGAGTGCACTTGTAGAACGCATGTGCTGGAAAATAGCCGTGAAAAGGAACCAAACTGTCATATGGGTCAAACCACTAAACAATGATTGTTACATGGAAAGAGAGCCTGGTACTCAACCACCTCTATGCAAATCTGACGATGATCCAGATGCTGTTTCTGGTGTACCAATGGAAGCGTGCATTACCTCCTATTCTGATC GTGATCATAGAACTGGGGGAAGTGGACTTGCACCTTGGCCTGCACGCTTAACTGCTCCACCTCCACGGCTGGCTGATTTTGGTTATTCAAGTGCAACGTTTGAAAAAGACACG GAACTTTGGCAGAAAAGGGTTGAGAAATACTGGGAGCTACTGAGTCCCAAGATTTCATCCGACACCTTGAGGAACATAATGGACATGAAGGCAAATCTAGGGTCATTTGGAGCTTCACTGAAGAATAAGGATGTCTGGGTGATGAATATTGTCTCCGAAGAGGGACCCAACACCCTCAAGCTAATATATGATAGAGGCTTGATTGGCTCAGTCCACAATTG GTGTGAAGCCTACTCCACATATCCCCGAACATATGACCTGCTCCACGCCTGGACTGTGTTTTCAGACATCGAGAAGAAAGGTTGTAGTGGCGAGGATCTCCTGATTGAGATGGATCGCATCCTCAGACCAACAGGTTTTGTTATAATCAGGGACAAGCAACGTGTTCTCAATTTTGTAAAGAAGTATTTAACTGCATTACATTGGGAAGCAGTAACCACAGATTCCTCCTCCGAAGATGAAGATGGGGATGAAACTGTACTTGTCATCCAAAAGAAGTTGTGGCTCACAAGTGAAAGCCTGAAAAACACAGAGTAG
- the LOC141675913 gene encoding protein LIGHT-DEPENDENT SHORT HYPOCOTYLS 4-like has translation MNSNQELVNSASSVTTTMLISTSNTNSMASSSSNSATSPTTLSRYENQKRRDWNTFGQYLRNHRPPLSLPRCSGAHVLEFLRYLDQFGKTKVHNQLCPFYGHPNPPAPCPCPLRQAWGSLDALIGRLRAAYEENGGKPEANPFGARAVRLYLREIRDSQSKARGISYEKKKRKRPPQMQPALLQAPHPPSN, from the coding sequence ATGAACTCAAATCAAGAACTTGTGAACTCGGCTAGCTCGGTTACTACAACCATGCTTATCTCAACCTCAAACACAAACTCCATGGCTTCTTCATCGTCTAATTCAGCTACTTCACCAACAACCCTAAGCCGATACGAAAACCAAAAGCGCCGAGACTGGAACACCTTCGGTCAATACCTCCGTAACCACCGTCCTCCGCTATCGCTTCCTCGCTGTAGCGGAGCACATGTTCTTGAATTCCTCCGGTACCTTGACCAGTTTGGAAAGACTAAGGTTCATAATCAGCTGTGCCCGTTTTACGGGCACCCTAACCCTCCTGCCCCTTGTCCCTGCCCTCTTCGGCAGGCTTGGGGCAGCCTCGATGCTCTCATAGGCCGCCTCAGGGCGGCCTACGAGGAAAATGGCGGGAAGCCGGAAGCAAACCCGTTTGGAGCTCGAGCCGTTAGGCTTTATCTTCGTGAAATTCGTGATTCGCAGTCGAAAGCTAGAGGAATTAGCTAtgagaagaagaaaagaaagaggcCACCTCAGATGCAACCTGCACTGTTGCAAGCTCCTCATCCTCCAAGTAATTAA
- the LOC141675855 gene encoding uncharacterized protein LOC141675855 → MGRSDDSRQRRKNKLKTRKQNDSLKVSTRVAAIIAAKKRRKTGKRTQCQGMCYSLPTPEDPFNDRYANDDINKIKEKKQKPSKTDRGKGNTETEKKKTDMAHVRRGKYLGVDKEHMIDDMQQDDDMNITKIKAHLAGKSGKNGHLFETQECPSKFLMLCLNAIQNELRHDRGSFTDVDKPFFVDTWGVEFWKCFSLGKDMVDTSGACSTAEQIAWITSTAADTIARKEKEGLSIPIPFLLFLVASKEKASMVRSVCKPLKALGIHSVSLHSGASLDHQIQGLRSCEPEFLMSTPERLLELISLNAVDIAGISLLVVDGLHSNADKGIQPEIIKSIRKHIHGTPQTLIFTDGLHNDSISAVDDLLSQSVCTLGLKNAVKSASIN, encoded by the exons ATGGGCAGAAGTGATGACTCGCGGCAGAGGAgaaagaacaaactgaaaacaAGAAAACAAAACGATTCTCTTAAAGTGTCGACTCGTGTTGCCGCTATTATCGCTGCTAAGAAGCGCCGGAAGACTGGTAAACGCACCCAGTGTCAG GGAATGTGTTATAGTCTTCCGACTCCCGAGGATCCCTTTAATGACAGATATGCCAATGATGACATTAAtaagataaaagaaaagaaacaaaagcCTTCAAAAACTGATCGGGGGAAGGGTAATACGGAGACAGAAAAGAAAAAAACCGATATGGCTCATGTGAGAAGGGGAAAGTACTTGGGTGTTGACAAGGAGCATATGATTGATGATATGCAACAGGATGACGATATGAATATTACGAAAATAAAGGCTCATCTAGCCGGGAAGAGTGGAAAAAACGGGCACTTGTTTGAAACCCAAGAGTGCCCTTCTAAATTTCTCATGTTGTGCTTGAATGCAATACAGAATGAATTGCGGCATGATCGAGGATCTTTTACTGACGTGGACAAACCTTTTTTTGTTGACACTTGGGGAGTTGAATTCTGGAAATGTTTTTCACTTGGAAAAGACATGGTAGATACTAGTGGAGCTTGTTCTACAGCAGAGCAAATTGCTTGGATAACTTCAACTGCTGCGGATACCATAGCAAGGAAGGAAAAAGAAGGATTGTCGATCCCTATACCGTTCTTATTATTCCTTGTTGCATCTAAAGAGAAAGCCTCAATG GTTCGCTCTGTGTGCAAGCCTTTAAAGGCTCTTGGAATTCATTCTGTGAGCCTGCATTCTGGAGCATCCCTAGATCATCAGATTCAAGG ACTTAGGAGCTGTGAGCCAGAGTTTCTCATGTCTACGCCGGAGAGGCTTTTGGAGCTTATCTCCTTGAATGCTGTTGATATAGCTGGCATCTCATTATTG GTTGTTGATGGACTACACTCCAATGCTGATAAAGGGATTCAACCCGAAATTATCAAATCTATAAGGAAACATATTCACGGCACTCCCCAAACTTTGATTTTTACTGATGGCCTGCACAATGACTCCATTTCAGCGGTGGATGACCTCCTCTCACAATCAGTATGCACATTAGGGCTCAAAAATGCAGTCAAAAGTGCCAGCATCAATTAG
- the LOC141714738 gene encoding uncharacterized protein LOC141714738: protein MAGLDIDEEENTAFAFDGDVEEETTKYELCAVGRFLTERNVSVRAMKSKLADVWKPAMGINIKELEPGIFLFQFYHKEDLGWVLKGGLWSFDNAMLIIAAIPQGEEPMNVPLWHVNLWIQLYNLPTGFMVESVGKQLGDFFGEFLEYDTKNNSSIWREFMRVKVRIDVRKPLKRRKKIVKRNGTEVIINCKYERLGDFCFTCGLMSHTERYCRKFLNRGNEEISKD from the coding sequence ATGGCAGGTTTGGATATAGATGAGGAAGAAAATACAGCTTTTGCTTTTGATGGGGATGTGGAGGAGGAAACAACGAAATATGAATTGTGTGCAGTTGGAAGATTTCTTACAGAAAGGAATGTGAGTGTACGTGCAATGAAATCGAAGTTAGCGGATGTTTGGAAGCCGGCAATGGGGATCAATATCAAGGAGCTTGAACCGGGAATTTTTCTGTTTCAATTTTATCATAAAGAAGATTTGGGGTGGGTGCTGAAGGGAGGTTTGTGGTCATTCGATAATGCAATGCTGATTATAGCTGCAATACCACAGGGGGAGGAGCCCATGAATGTTCCACTTTGGCACGTTAATTTGTGGATTCAACTCTATAATTTACCTACTGgatttatggtggaaagtgttGGGAAGCAGCTTGGTGATTTTTTTGGAGAATTTCTGGAGTATGACACCAAGAATAACTCGAGTATATGGCGCGAGTTTATGAGGGTTAAAGTCAGAATTGATGTAAGGAAGCCATTAAAACGGAGAAAGAAAATAGTGAAGAGAAATGGGACGGAAGTAATCATCAATTGCAAGTATGAACGGTTGGGAGACTTTTGTTTTACGTGTGGGCTAATGTCACATACTGAAAGGTATTGCAGGAAATTTTTGAACAGGGGAAATGAGGAGATCAGTAAAGACTAG